The genome window GTGGTGATCACCATTTTTGGAGTGGGTTATGGTGAAGTGAATCCGATTACCTCTCCAGCACTCAAAGTCTTCACCATGATGGTGATTATTGGAGGCACCTCGTCAGCCGTGTATATCGTGGGTGGATTCTTGCAAATGGTGACCGAGGGCGAAATTTACCGCGCATTTCATGAGGCACGTATGACAAAAGGCAATGAACTACCCCGCCGCAAGCGGACGGGGTATCAGAATCAAAAAAGAGCAAGTTGCTCATCTCGGTGCAACTGGAGATACTCATTGCCTTGATTCTTGACGTACTTGGCAATCATTCCTTCATCTCCATGCTGGCCTACCGTACTCGCAAAGTATCCGTCGCTCCAAAACTCTCCACCCCATAATTGTTTCGTAATTGGTCACAGCAAGAAGCACACCGTATTGAGAATAAGGCGTTTCCTTCAGT of Synechococcales cyanobacterium T60_A2020_003 contains these proteins:
- a CDS encoding two pore domain potassium channel family protein, producing the protein MDSFIKHESFRRVLTGSLFFALTIIIAVTGYTLAGWSLLDAIYMVVITIFGVGYGEVNPITSPALKVFTMMVIIGGTSSAVYIVGGFLQMVTEGEIYRAFHEARMTKGNELPRRKRTGYQNQKRASCSSRCNWRYSLP